In Lactococcus garvieae subsp. garvieae, the following proteins share a genomic window:
- a CDS encoding ferredoxin — translation MKVNIIPENCIACGLCYLHAPEVFDYHDNGIVKFNNSDKLEKEYISDDKIISAAKDCPTAAIKITKS, via the coding sequence ATGAAAGTAAACATAATACCAGAAAATTGTATTGCATGCGGCCTTTGTTATTTACATGCTCCAGAAGTCTTCGATTACCATGATAACGGTATCGTTAAATTTAATAATTCCGATAAACTGGAAAAAGAATATATTTCTGATGATAAAATAATAAGTGCAGCCAAGGATTGCCCAACAGCTGCGATAAAGATTACCAAATCTTAA
- a CDS encoding LCP family protein has protein sequence MKDNKQKRFEYLRANKAYLSEREKQEYYELVEEIEGWQALEEEYAADLEEERAQSESSSPERRSRSSRSLDSAPAAFLSQRGKKKESRRAEENINDETSEETASKKPKKKKRWIKRIFFLLIALILIMIGFFIYGYQRGISREGGAIKAEQFNGAANADGSVNILLLGADQRPGQSSGVAHSDSIMVLNIGRSGKMQLVSFMRDTLVNIPGVGDASQGPNMKLNAAFTIGEQNENQGVELVRQTLQQNFGINAKYYAVVDFSSFATVIDSMFPGGVQIDAKFATINGQKFDEVPVPDDLAETEGMAKNDKQLSAEEAAALGYPDGGGIFMMIKQGPQRMDGRTLLNYARFRHDDQGDFGRVQRQQQVMQTLTSKVKNPLTLFTGASAMGTARAVTMTNLPNTFLLTKALPAMFGGIENTTIPSDNDWQSAYDMYGGSGILIDMNKYSAKAQELLGQ, from the coding sequence ATGAAAGATAATAAACAAAAACGTTTTGAATACTTAAGGGCAAATAAAGCTTATTTAAGTGAACGCGAAAAGCAAGAATATTATGAATTAGTAGAAGAAATAGAAGGATGGCAGGCGCTTGAAGAAGAATATGCGGCTGACTTGGAAGAAGAGCGCGCACAGTCTGAAAGTTCTTCTCCTGAGAGACGAAGCAGATCCAGCCGTTCTTTAGATTCAGCACCCGCAGCATTTTTATCCCAACGTGGGAAAAAGAAAGAAAGCCGGCGTGCAGAAGAGAATATTAATGATGAAACATCTGAGGAAACAGCAAGTAAAAAACCAAAGAAAAAGAAAAGATGGATCAAGCGTATTTTCTTTCTCTTAATTGCACTGATCTTGATTATGATTGGTTTCTTCATTTATGGTTATCAGCGAGGGATTAGTCGAGAAGGCGGCGCAATCAAAGCCGAACAATTCAATGGTGCTGCCAATGCTGATGGCTCAGTCAATATCCTTCTATTAGGTGCGGATCAGCGCCCAGGACAAAGCTCAGGCGTGGCGCATTCAGACAGTATTATGGTCTTGAATATTGGCAGGAGCGGCAAAATGCAATTGGTGAGCTTTATGCGTGATACTTTGGTTAACATTCCAGGGGTCGGTGATGCAAGCCAAGGTCCTAATATGAAGCTTAATGCAGCCTTTACGATTGGTGAGCAAAATGAGAATCAAGGTGTTGAACTCGTGCGTCAAACCTTGCAGCAAAATTTTGGTATAAATGCTAAATATTACGCTGTGGTTGATTTCTCAAGTTTTGCAACAGTGATTGACTCGATGTTCCCTGGTGGAGTACAGATTGATGCCAAATTCGCCACAATTAATGGTCAAAAGTTTGACGAAGTCCCGGTACCGGATGATTTAGCGGAAACAGAAGGAATGGCTAAAAACGATAAGCAACTGAGTGCAGAAGAAGCCGCAGCTTTGGGCTATCCTGATGGTGGAGGGATCTTTATGATGATTAAGCAAGGTCCACAACGAATGGATGGACGCACACTTTTGAACTATGCACGTTTCCGCCACGATGATCAAGGAGACTTTGGACGTGTACAACGTCAACAACAAGTGATGCAAACTCTCACATCGAAAGTTAAAAATCCGTTGACACTCTTTACGGGTGCAAGTGCCATGGGTACAGCTCGAGCTGTTACAATGACTAATCTTCCCAACACATTCCTGCTAACAAAAGCTTTACCGGCAATGTTTGGTGGTATAGAAAACACAACCATCCCATCGGACAATGATTGGCAATCTGCCTATGATATGTATGGAGGTTCAGGTATCCTCATTGATATGAATAAGTATAGTGCCAAAGCACAAGAACTTTTAGGACAATAG
- the cmk gene encoding (d)CMP kinase produces MIKLQIAVDGPASSGKSTVAKIVAQNLGIIYLDTGAMYRAATLVALQNKTEDPQKIIDVIKKKPIFFKNTADGQLVFLGTEDITKIIRTNEVTQNVSKISALAPVREFLVAEQQRIADEGGIIMDGRDIGTVVLPHADLKIFLVASVDERAERRYKENIQKNIPTDLEELKVEIAERDRKDSTRAVSPLKQAEDAILLDSTGKTIDQVAGFIEEKARELL; encoded by the coding sequence ATGATAAAGTTACAAATTGCTGTTGATGGGCCCGCTTCAAGCGGAAAATCAACTGTCGCTAAAATCGTTGCACAAAATCTTGGGATTATCTATTTAGATACAGGTGCGATGTACCGTGCTGCAACATTAGTTGCCCTCCAAAACAAAACGGAGGATCCTCAAAAAATTATCGATGTGATTAAGAAAAAACCAATTTTCTTTAAAAATACTGCCGACGGACAGCTGGTGTTTTTAGGAACAGAGGATATTACTAAGATTATTCGTACAAACGAAGTAACACAGAATGTTTCCAAAATATCTGCTCTCGCTCCAGTACGGGAATTTTTAGTTGCTGAGCAACAACGTATTGCTGATGAAGGTGGCATTATCATGGATGGGCGTGATATTGGTACGGTTGTCCTACCGCATGCGGATTTGAAGATTTTCCTTGTGGCTTCTGTGGATGAACGAGCAGAGCGACGTTATAAAGAAAATATACAAAAAAATATTCCTACTGATTTGGAAGAACTCAAAGTGGAAATCGCTGAACGTGACCGTAAAGACAGTACCCGAGCGGTTTCACCTCTAAAACAAGCAGAGGATGCTATTTTACTAGACAGTACAGGAAAAACGATTGATCAAGTGGCAGGTTTCATCGAAGAAAAAGCACGAGAACTCTTGTAA
- a CDS encoding mannose/fructose/sorbose family PTS transporter subunit IIC → MSIISIILVLIFAFLAGLEGILDQWQFHQPIIACSLIGIATGHMAAGIILGGSLQMIALGWANVGAAVAPDAALASVASAILMVQGGNFDLTHITGVIVPAAILLATAGLVLTTLVRFLSVGIVHLADAAAEKGSYSGVAGWHMFALLLQGLRIAIPAAIILAIPAETVTAALNAIPDWVSKGLAVGGGMVVVVGYAMVINLMATKELWPFFFLGFVLAPLSSITLIGMGILGVVIALIYLNLSNTAGNGGTASSSGDPIGDILNDY, encoded by the coding sequence ATGAGTATTATTTCAATCATTTTAGTTCTTATCTTCGCGTTCTTAGCTGGACTTGAAGGTATCTTGGACCAATGGCAATTTCACCAACCAATTATCGCCTGCTCATTGATCGGTATCGCTACTGGTCACATGGCTGCAGGGATCATCTTGGGTGGTTCATTGCAAATGATCGCCCTCGGTTGGGCTAACGTTGGTGCCGCTGTCGCACCTGACGCTGCACTTGCTTCTGTCGCTTCTGCTATCTTGATGGTTCAAGGTGGTAACTTTGACTTGACACACATCACTGGTGTTATCGTACCTGCCGCTATCTTGTTGGCAACTGCTGGTCTCGTACTTACTACTTTGGTTCGTTTCCTCTCAGTTGGTATCGTTCACTTAGCTGATGCTGCTGCTGAAAAAGGTTCTTACTCAGGTGTCGCTGGTTGGCACATGTTCGCACTCCTTCTTCAAGGTTTGCGTATTGCTATCCCTGCTGCAATCATCCTTGCTATCCCTGCTGAAACAGTAACTGCTGCTTTGAACGCAATTCCTGATTGGGTTTCTAAAGGTCTTGCTGTTGGTGGTGGTATGGTTGTTGTTGTTGGTTACGCAATGGTTATCAACCTCATGGCAACTAAAGAGCTATGGCCATTCTTCTTCCTCGGATTTGTACTCGCACCACTTTCTTCAATCACTTTGATTGGTATGGGTATCCTTGGTGTTGTTATCGCTCTTATCTACCTCAATCTTTCTAATACTGCTGGTAACGGTGGAACTGCTTCTTCAAGTGGTGACCCAATCGGCGATATTCTCAACGATTATTAA
- the msrA gene encoding peptide-methionine (S)-S-oxide reductase MsrA, with product MSKEIAIFAGGCFWCMVEPFETRPGILSVTSGYTGGHVDDPTYDEVSGKYTGHTEAVEIIFENTVISYDALLEIYWSLIDPTDGEGQFYDRGNNYRPAIYVENEEQRQAAEKSKLELSESGLWDKPIIVPIENAQTFWPAEDYHQDFYKKNPKRYKQMHKAREQFLKVKRFRNKFFGKKG from the coding sequence ATGAGTAAAGAAATTGCAATTTTTGCTGGGGGATGTTTCTGGTGTATGGTTGAGCCTTTTGAAACACGTCCAGGTATACTGTCTGTCACCAGCGGTTATACTGGCGGTCATGTTGATGATCCGACATATGATGAAGTATCCGGCAAATATACGGGGCACACTGAAGCTGTGGAGATAATTTTTGAAAATACGGTTATTTCTTACGATGCCTTACTGGAAATTTACTGGAGTCTTATTGATCCCACAGATGGAGAAGGACAATTTTACGATCGTGGCAATAATTATAGACCAGCTATTTATGTTGAAAATGAGGAGCAACGTCAAGCTGCAGAGAAAAGTAAGCTGGAATTGTCGGAGTCGGGACTTTGGGATAAACCTATCATTGTTCCTATAGAAAATGCGCAAACATTTTGGCCAGCTGAAGATTATCACCAAGATTTTTATAAAAAGAATCCTAAAAGATATAAACAGATGCACAAAGCGCGTGAACAGTTTCTGAAAGTGAAGCGCTTCAGAAATAAATTTTTTGGCAAAAAAGGTTAA
- a CDS encoding mannose/fructose/sorbose PTS transporter subunit IIB, whose translation MSIGIVIASHGEFAAGIKQSGSMIFGEQEKVQAVTFMPNEGPDDLRAKIEAAIATFDAEDEVLVLADLWSGSPFNQASAVMGANPERKVAIITGLNLPMLIQAYTERMMDASAGVEQVAANIIKEAKAGIKALPEELNPAEESAAPAEAGVNATAIPEGTVVGDGKIKINLARIDSRLLHGQVATAWTPDSKANRIIVVSDAVAKDEMRKTLITQAAPPGVKANVVPIKKMIEVAKDPRFGETKALLLFETPQDALAAIEGGVPVETLNVGSMAHSTGKTMLNSVLSVNKDDVAAFEKLRDLGVKFDVRKVPNDSKSDLFALINKADVK comes from the coding sequence TTGAGTATCGGAATTGTTATTGCGAGCCACGGCGAATTCGCTGCAGGCATCAAGCAATCTGGTTCAATGATCTTCGGTGAGCAAGAGAAAGTACAAGCTGTCACTTTCATGCCTAACGAAGGACCAGACGACTTACGTGCCAAAATCGAAGCCGCTATCGCAACATTTGATGCTGAAGATGAAGTCCTTGTCCTTGCTGACTTGTGGAGCGGTTCTCCATTTAACCAAGCAAGTGCTGTTATGGGTGCCAACCCAGAACGTAAGGTAGCTATCATCACAGGCCTCAACTTGCCAATGCTTATTCAAGCCTACACAGAACGTATGATGGATGCTTCTGCTGGTGTTGAACAAGTTGCTGCAAACATTATTAAGGAAGCTAAAGCTGGTATCAAAGCATTGCCAGAAGAGCTTAATCCTGCTGAAGAAAGCGCTGCACCAGCTGAAGCTGGCGTAAACGCTACTGCTATCCCAGAGGGTACTGTTGTTGGTGACGGTAAGATTAAAATTAATCTTGCACGTATCGACTCACGTCTTCTCCACGGTCAAGTTGCCACTGCTTGGACTCCAGATTCAAAAGCAAACCGTATTATCGTTGTTTCTGACGCTGTTGCCAAAGATGAGATGCGTAAAACACTTATCACACAAGCTGCACCTCCAGGTGTTAAAGCCAACGTTGTCCCTATCAAGAAAATGATTGAAGTTGCTAAAGATCCACGTTTTGGTGAAACTAAAGCCCTTCTCTTGTTTGAAACTCCTCAAGATGCACTTGCTGCTATTGAAGGTGGTGTACCTGTAGAAACACTTAACGTGGGTTCTATGGCACACAGCACAGGTAAAACAATGCTTAACTCAGTATTGTCTGTAAATAAAGATGATGTTGCCGCTTTTGAAAAGTTACGTGATCTCGGCGTTAAATTTGACGTTCGTAAAGTCCCTAACGATTCTAAATCTGACTTGTTTGCTTTGATTAACAAAGCAGACGTTAAGTAA
- a CDS encoding VanZ family protein → MLTYLHAIQIGVLLFFVFFLLSLIPYMIVQYRKYGRVNPWRFIVNFSFVLYIVCAYAMTIFPLPDVAQVAQMAGPKQNLVPFEFVRQFIAYNPLVLNDSSTWIMALKAPSFIQPFFNLLLTLPFGIYLRYLFKRNFSQTLVWSFMLTLSFELLQRSALFGLYPRPYRLFDVDDLMINTLGSLLGFGIACLLVKVLPDLDAKQAIPAQIGMIRRSIAFGVDFVLANFLSNFVPHFYIAMLITFVGIPVLFGVTFGQKLLKIRIGGSRWKILSRQLLSFVNFGIVALLFYFLQRSSYIPQNELGQNFLMIVLSLILLLLPLLDILFATLSRTRKLWYERLSQTELSAKEI, encoded by the coding sequence ATGCTTACTTATCTCCATGCTATTCAAATAGGTGTACTGCTCTTCTTTGTTTTTTTCTTGCTGAGCCTTATTCCTTATATGATTGTTCAATACCGTAAATATGGACGTGTAAACCCCTGGCGTTTTATCGTCAATTTTTCTTTTGTCCTCTATATAGTTTGTGCTTATGCGATGACTATTTTTCCTTTGCCGGATGTAGCACAGGTTGCACAGATGGCAGGTCCCAAGCAAAATCTTGTTCCCTTTGAATTTGTACGTCAGTTCATCGCTTACAACCCACTGGTACTTAACGATTCTTCTACATGGATAATGGCCTTGAAAGCACCAAGTTTTATCCAACCCTTTTTTAATCTTCTTTTGACGTTGCCTTTTGGGATATATTTACGTTATCTCTTTAAGCGCAACTTTTCTCAAACCTTAGTGTGGAGTTTCATGCTCACCTTATCATTTGAACTTTTACAGCGTTCGGCCCTTTTTGGTCTTTATCCTCGTCCTTATCGTCTTTTTGATGTAGATGATTTAATGATTAATACGCTAGGAAGTTTGCTTGGCTTTGGGATTGCTTGCCTACTTGTTAAGGTTTTACCAGATTTGGATGCCAAACAAGCTATTCCGGCTCAGATTGGGATGATACGGCGGAGTATTGCCTTTGGCGTAGATTTTGTTTTAGCAAATTTCCTTTCAAACTTTGTGCCTCATTTCTATATAGCAATGCTTATTACTTTTGTGGGGATTCCAGTCCTTTTTGGTGTCACTTTTGGTCAAAAACTTCTTAAGATAAGGATAGGGGGGAGCCGTTGGAAGATTTTAAGTCGGCAACTCTTATCTTTTGTTAATTTTGGGATAGTTGCTCTTTTGTTTTATTTCTTGCAACGCTCAAGCTACATTCCACAAAATGAATTGGGGCAAAATTTCTTAATGATCGTCCTCTCGTTAATTCTTCTTCTGTTGCCTCTATTAGACATTCTCTTTGCCACACTTTCACGTACACGAAAGTTGTGGTATGAACGCTTGAGTCAAACAGAGTTAAGTGCAAAAGAAATTTAA
- a CDS encoding carbohydrate ABC transporter permease has protein sequence MFKKKIKPSPEATYKEVWREGDIFTKLSFFIMGLAQLKNKQWLKGLSFLIIEIVFLFWLIFNGISSISLLSSLGHVKTKQVVFDEARQIYVTQQPDNSMLILLFGVMSLVLIAMVAVIYITSLRSTRHLYVLNRDGEHIPTTMEDLATLLDSRLHYTLMAIPLLGILVFTIAPLLFMITIAFTNFNQDHPIGFSWTGFASFGEILTGNIAGTFFPVLGWTLVWAVAATATTFFFGVLLALLIESSGIKFKAFWRTLFVIVMAVPSFVSLLMMNMFLDNNGPLNSWLQSIGLIDHPIPFLMDPLLAKFSVIGVNMWIGIPVSMLISTAIIQNLPTDQIEAAKIDGANSFDIFRSITFPQILFVMTPALIQQFIGNINNFNVIFLLTGGGPLNAEYFQAGSTDLLITWLYSLTMKSIPSYNIASAIGIVIFIISATASLFAYRRTNAFKEG, from the coding sequence ATGTTTAAAAAGAAAATTAAACCATCTCCTGAAGCAACATACAAAGAGGTATGGCGTGAGGGTGATATTTTCACAAAACTCAGCTTCTTCATCATGGGTTTAGCGCAATTAAAAAATAAACAATGGCTCAAGGGGCTTAGCTTCCTTATCATCGAAATTGTCTTCCTTTTCTGGCTTATCTTCAATGGCATTAGCTCCATCAGTCTTCTGAGCAGTCTTGGACATGTCAAAACTAAACAAGTCGTTTTTGATGAAGCACGACAAATTTATGTCACCCAACAACCTGATAACTCCATGCTCATCCTCCTTTTTGGGGTCATGTCCTTAGTGCTCATTGCAATGGTTGCAGTTATCTATATCACAAGCCTCCGTTCCACACGTCATCTCTATGTCTTGAATCGTGACGGAGAACATATCCCTACGACTATGGAGGATTTGGCAACACTTTTAGACAGTCGTCTCCATTACACACTGATGGCGATTCCCTTACTCGGGATTTTAGTTTTCACAATTGCGCCTTTACTTTTCATGATCACCATTGCTTTTACCAATTTTAATCAAGATCATCCCATCGGATTTTCTTGGACGGGTTTTGCTTCATTTGGTGAGATTCTGACAGGGAACATCGCTGGAACTTTCTTCCCTGTCTTAGGCTGGACCCTCGTTTGGGCTGTGGCTGCGACAGCGACAACCTTCTTCTTTGGCGTCTTGCTTGCTCTTTTGATTGAATCATCCGGAATTAAATTTAAAGCTTTCTGGCGGACACTCTTTGTTATTGTTATGGCTGTTCCTTCTTTTGTTTCACTCTTAATGATGAATATGTTCTTGGACAACAATGGGCCACTCAACAGCTGGCTTCAAAGTATTGGCCTTATCGACCACCCTATTCCATTTTTAATGGATCCTTTGCTAGCGAAGTTTTCTGTTATCGGCGTTAATATGTGGATTGGTATTCCTGTTTCCATGCTAATTTCAACAGCCATTATCCAAAACTTGCCTACAGATCAGATTGAAGCCGCTAAAATTGATGGTGCCAACAGTTTTGATATTTTCCGTTCTATTACTTTCCCTCAAATTTTGTTCGTTATGACCCCTGCCTTAATTCAACAATTTATCGGGAACATTAATAACTTCAACGTTATTTTCCTCTTGACTGGTGGTGGCCCACTGAACGCAGAATACTTCCAAGCGGGTTCCACTGACTTATTGATTACCTGGCTTTACAGCTTAACCATGAAGTCAATCCCAAGTTATAACATCGCCTCAGCTATTGGTATCGTTATCTTTATCATCTCAGCTACAGCTTCATTGTTCGCTTACCGCCGTACAAACGCTTTTAAGGAGGGCTAA
- a CDS encoding bacteriocin immunity protein: protein MKKPLNQTEILNEMYNLILSKHIREWERTLILEAKNRIENQGNLEEALAQLEAQLRPLALRYNLTPMTTEFYNKISNSRLFGPGVGHRL, encoded by the coding sequence ATGAAAAAACCATTAAATCAAACTGAAATATTGAATGAAATGTACAATTTAATCTTGAGTAAACATATCCGAGAGTGGGAACGCACTTTAATATTGGAAGCTAAAAATCGCATTGAAAATCAGGGAAATCTTGAAGAAGCTCTAGCCCAATTAGAGGCTCAATTACGCCCACTCGCTCTTCGCTACAATTTAACGCCTATGACAACCGAGTTTTATAACAAAATCTCCAATTCGCGCTTGTTTGGCCCTGGTGTCGGTCATCGTTTATAA
- a CDS encoding PTS system mannose/fructose/sorbose family transporter subunit IID, with the protein MENTNKKFSLSKNTRLSVMFRSMFLQGSWNYERMQNLGFLYSIIPALKQFYKPGSEEAKEALKRHMEFFNTHPYVAAPIVGVTLALEEEIANGVEIDEAAIQGVKVGMMGPLAGIGDPVFWFTVRPIVGAIAASLATGGSIIAPIFFFVVWNAIRIAFLWYTQEFGYKQGTAITSDLGGGMLQQITKGASILGMFILGVLIQRWVNISFTGPNAMLPSKPLADGAYVGEWIDKAGKVVVQGAQTGTTGDGVAKFDWLDQAGNGVGNGVAGQGGFAHYVTVDQLNTVDGSTLHNILGQVSSGLGLSPEQTQSLQDVFNSLIPGFIALLLTFLVLWILRKWKNKNAPLFIIIGMFVLGIVLHVAGLA; encoded by the coding sequence ATGGAAAATACAAATAAAAAGTTTAGCCTTTCTAAAAACACACGCTTGAGCGTTATGTTCCGTTCAATGTTCCTTCAAGGTTCTTGGAACTACGAACGTATGCAAAACCTTGGTTTCCTCTATTCAATCATCCCTGCATTGAAACAGTTCTACAAACCAGGTTCTGAAGAAGCTAAAGAAGCTTTGAAACGCCACATGGAGTTCTTCAATACTCACCCATATGTAGCCGCACCTATCGTCGGTGTTACATTGGCCCTTGAAGAAGAAATCGCTAACGGTGTCGAAATCGATGAAGCAGCTATCCAAGGTGTGAAAGTCGGTATGATGGGACCTCTCGCTGGTATCGGTGACCCTGTCTTCTGGTTCACAGTACGTCCTATCGTTGGTGCCATCGCTGCCTCACTTGCAACTGGTGGTTCTATCATCGCTCCAATCTTCTTCTTCGTTGTTTGGAATGCAATCCGTATCGCTTTCTTGTGGTATACACAAGAGTTTGGTTACAAACAAGGTACTGCAATTACAAGCGACCTCGGTGGAGGAATGCTTCAACAAATTACTAAAGGTGCATCTATCCTTGGTATGTTCATCCTTGGTGTATTGATCCAACGTTGGGTTAACATCAGCTTCACTGGTCCTAACGCTATGCTCCCATCTAAACCTTTGGCAGATGGTGCTTACGTTGGTGAATGGATCGATAAAGCTGGTAAAGTCGTTGTTCAAGGTGCCCAAACAGGTACTACAGGCGACGGTGTTGCTAAGTTTGATTGGTTAGACCAAGCAGGTAACGGTGTTGGTAACGGTGTTGCTGGTCAAGGCGGTTTCGCACATTACGTAACTGTTGATCAACTTAACACAGTTGATGGTTCTACATTGCACAACATCTTAGGTCAAGTATCATCTGGTCTTGGCTTGAGCCCAGAACAAACACAATCACTTCAAGACGTGTTCAATTCATTAATTCCTGGATTTATCGCATTGCTCTTGACTTTCCTTGTTCTTTGGATCTTGCGCAAATGGAAAAACAAAAACGCACCATTGTTCATCATCATTGGTATGTTCGTTCTTGGTATCGTACTTCACGTTGCAGGTCTTGCTTAA
- a CDS encoding GNAT family N-acetyltransferase: MEIRSIRRKDYKEVEQVIRQSFSSSEHGYGNEAELVEKIRTEHSYVEGLEVVATEGARIIGYGLLSEVEIINAKESFTGLVLAPLAVLPSWQGKKVGEKLLKELEKRAVQQEFPYISILGHPQYYSRFGYVPAEKYKVTAPFEVPAEAFMIRPLQADALKNVSGCIKYAQAFGV, from the coding sequence TTGGAAATAAGAAGTATTAGGCGAAAAGACTATAAAGAAGTTGAGCAGGTAATTCGTCAATCCTTTAGCTCGTCCGAACACGGTTATGGTAACGAGGCAGAGCTCGTGGAAAAGATTCGGACAGAGCATAGCTATGTTGAGGGTTTAGAAGTTGTCGCCACGGAGGGAGCAAGAATTATTGGTTATGGTTTACTCAGTGAAGTCGAAATTATCAACGCTAAAGAAAGTTTTACAGGACTGGTTCTTGCGCCATTAGCTGTTTTACCGTCTTGGCAAGGTAAAAAAGTAGGAGAAAAATTACTGAAAGAGTTAGAAAAGCGTGCCGTTCAACAAGAATTCCCTTATATAAGTATTCTGGGGCATCCGCAATATTATTCTCGTTTTGGCTATGTCCCTGCTGAAAAATATAAGGTCACAGCGCCATTTGAAGTTCCAGCAGAAGCCTTTATGATTCGTCCTTTACAAGCAGATGCACTAAAAAATGTTTCGGGCTGTATCAAATACGCGCAGGCCTTTGGTGTGTAA
- a CDS encoding sugar ABC transporter permease: MKSYKRQRQASLVLRYLLLTLLAIIWIFPIVWIILTSFSKNNTGFVSTFIPQQWTLDNFTGIFNNPVYPYGHWLLNTFVIAVICAVVNTLITTVMSYVLSRLRFKFRKPFLQLALIIGMFPGIMAMIALYYILKSFNMTNLVGLTLIYIGGSGLGFYIFKGFLDTIPASIDEAAVIDGATKWQIFTKITLPLSKPMIVYTSLTAFIAPWLDFLFASVILGGGDPKSRTIAYGLQNMMTNSRGSSATNFTQFVAGCVIIAIPITILFIVMQKFYVKGITAGADKG, from the coding sequence ATGAAATCATATAAACGCCAACGTCAAGCTTCACTAGTACTCAGATACTTACTCTTGACCTTACTTGCAATCATCTGGATTTTTCCAATTGTCTGGATTATCCTTACCAGCTTTTCTAAAAATAACACCGGTTTTGTCTCAACATTCATTCCCCAACAGTGGACTCTGGATAATTTTACTGGTATTTTCAATAACCCGGTTTATCCTTACGGCCATTGGCTCCTCAACACGTTTGTCATTGCTGTTATCTGTGCAGTTGTTAACACACTGATTACTACTGTTATGTCTTATGTATTGTCACGTTTACGGTTCAAATTTCGCAAACCTTTCCTACAGTTAGCGCTCATCATTGGCATGTTCCCAGGTATCATGGCAATGATTGCTCTCTATTACATTCTCAAATCATTCAATATGACCAACTTAGTTGGACTGACTTTAATTTATATAGGCGGCTCTGGTTTAGGCTTCTATATCTTTAAAGGTTTCCTTGATACAATACCTGCTTCAATTGATGAAGCAGCTGTAATTGATGGTGCAACCAAATGGCAAATTTTCACCAAAATTACCTTGCCTTTGTCAAAACCAATGATTGTTTACACCTCACTCACTGCTTTTATTGCACCTTGGCTTGATTTCCTTTTTGCGAGTGTTATCTTAGGGGGAGGCGATCCTAAATCGCGGACCATTGCCTATGGTTTGCAAAATATGATGACCAACTCCAGAGGTTCCTCCGCAACAAACTTTACCCAATTTGTTGCAGGCTGTGTGATCATCGCCATTCCTATCACTATTCTCTTCATCGTGATGCAAAAATTCTATGTTAAAGGAATCACTGCTGGTGCAGATAAAGGATAG
- a CDS encoding SAG1386/EF1546 family surface-associated protein, protein MAEKEPWDKEIYKAMKADSEKSRSGSKPRKKHNNKSLTSRALTFTVVTMFLLVGFMIAFILWNNQTQHSGGFAQENPEKTVEQTTEQQTEQTTEEVKPEESTVAPPPTTEESSTEEGGTYVIVAGDDPSKISAKTGVAWSVIASLNNISATGYNADGSPISPGQVLKLK, encoded by the coding sequence GTGGCAGAAAAAGAACCGTGGGATAAAGAAATCTATAAGGCCATGAAAGCAGATTCCGAAAAAAGTCGTTCGGGCAGCAAGCCAAGAAAAAAACACAATAACAAGTCATTAACTTCACGTGCTTTAACCTTTACTGTCGTGACAATGTTTTTGTTGGTTGGTTTCATGATTGCCTTTATTCTTTGGAATAATCAAACGCAACATAGCGGTGGATTTGCTCAGGAAAATCCAGAAAAAACCGTAGAGCAAACCACGGAGCAACAAACAGAACAGACGACTGAAGAAGTGAAACCAGAAGAAAGTACTGTAGCTCCGCCACCAACTACTGAAGAATCTTCCACTGAAGAGGGAGGAACTTATGTTATTGTAGCTGGAGATGATCCAAGCAAGATATCAGCGAAGACAGGTGTTGCGTGGTCTGTAATTGCAAGTCTTAATAATATCTCAGCAACAGGATACAATGCCGATGGTTCACCAATATCACCTGGGCAAGTATTAAAATTAAAATAA